One stretch of Anguilla anguilla isolate fAngAng1 chromosome 5, fAngAng1.pri, whole genome shotgun sequence DNA includes these proteins:
- the gatm gene encoding glycine amidinotransferase, mitochondrial: MLRVRCLRGGSRGAEAAHLIGAMLGRAVTGWVQRAFQSTSSSAAAIQSQVIVEDTVTEPVTPECPVCAFNEWDPLEEVIVGRAENARVPPFTVEVKANTYEKYWPFYQKFGGQLFPEDHLTKAIAEIEEMCNILHLEGVTVRRPEPIDWSCQYSTPDFTSTGMYAAMPRDILLVVGNEIIEAPMAWRSRFFEYRAYRPLIKEYFRKGAKWTTAPKPTMSDDLYDQDYPIRSVEDRHILASQGKFVTTEHEPCFDAADFIRAGRDIFVQRSQVTNYMGIEWMRRHLAPDYNIHIISFKDPNPMHIDATFNIIGPGLVLSNPDRPCRQIDMFIKAGWTVVKPPTPLIPDDHPLWMSSKWLSMNVLMLDEKRVMVDANEISIQKMFERLGIRPIKVNIRHANSLGGGFHCWTTDVRRRGTLQSYFN; this comes from the exons ATGCTGCGGGTCAGATGTCTGAGAGGAGGTAGCAGGGGAGCTGAAGCAGCTCACCTTATTGGAGCTATG CTGGGCCGAGCTGTGACTGGATGGGTACAGAGGGCATTCCAGAGCACGTCAAGTTCAGCAGCTGCCATTCAGTCCCAGGTGATTGTGGAGGACACTGTTACTGAACCCGTTACCCCGGAATGTCCAGTCTGTGCCTTCAATGAATGGGACCCACTTGAAGAAGTCATTGTTGGCAGAGCCGAGAATGCACGTGTGCCCCCGTTTACAGTGGAGGTCAAG GCTAACACGTATGAGAAGTATTGGCCCTTCTACCAAAAATTTGGGGGTCAGTTGTTTCCTGAGGACCACTTGACGAAAGCCATTGCTGAAATTGAGGAAATGTGCAATATTCTCCATCTGGAGGGGGTTACTGTGAGGAGGCCAGAGCCTATTGACTGGTCTTGCCAATACAGCACACCAGATTTCACATCTACAG GCATGTATGCAGCTATGCCCCGAGACATTCTTCTTGTTGTTGGAAATGAAATTATTGAGGCTCCAATGGCATGGAGGTCCCGCTTTTTCGAGTACAGAGCCTACAGACCTCTCATTAAAGAGTACTTCAGAAAAGGTGCAAAGTGGACCACAGCTCCAAAACCCACCATGTCTGATGACCTGTATgatcag GACTACCCAATTCGATCTGTGGAAGACCGGCACATTCTTGCCTCTCAAGGCAAGTTTGTCACCACTGAGCATGAGCCTTGTTTTGACGCAGCTGACTTCATCCGTGCTGGAAGGGACATATTTGTCCAGAGGAGTCAG GTGACAAACTATATGGGGATTGAATGGATGCGTCGACACCTCGCACCCGACTACAACATACACATCATCTCCTTCAAGGACCCCAACCCCATGCACATTGATGCCACCTTCAACATCATTGGGCCTGGCCTGGTGCTGTCCAATCCAGACCGGCCCTGCCGCCAG ATTGATATGTTCATCAAGGCTGGCTGGACTGTGGTGAAGCCTCCAACACCTCTGATTCCCGATG ATCATCCCCTGTGGATGTCCTCTAAGTGGCTCTCGATGAATGTTTTAATGCTGGATGAAAAACGAGTCATGGTAGATGCCAATGAAATATCTATCCAAAAGATGTTTGAACGCCTTG GAATTAGACCAATTAAGGTGAACATTCGTCATGCCAACTCCCTGGGAGGGGGATTCCACTGCTGGACAACTGACGTGCGTCGCCGTGGTACCCTGCAGTCTTATTTTAATTAA